The following coding sequences lie in one Paenibacillus durus ATCC 35681 genomic window:
- a CDS encoding sensor histidine kinase, giving the protein MLPYKNLIRNCVQHSNGDIEVRVLAADKAVLSFKNPVNNPSVMDVKRLFDRFYTGDKARSNSTGLGLSIVSLLAEQMGGSTGVSIEDGFLEIRVELPL; this is encoded by the coding sequence ATGCTTCCCTACAAAAATCTAATTCGTAATTGTGTTCAGCACTCAAATGGAGATATAGAAGTACGTGTGCTGGCTGCAGACAAAGCCGTCCTATCGTTTAAAAATCCTGTGAACAATCCTTCCGTAATGGATGTGAAGCGGCTGTTTGATCGTTTCTATACTGGTGATAAAGCAAGAAGTAATAGTACAGGGTTGGGCTTGTCTATCGTTAGCCTATTGGCGGAACAGATGGGCGGCAGCACAGGTGTATCCATAGAAGACGGGTTCCTCGAAATAAGAGTTGAACTTCCACTATAA
- a CDS encoding aldo/keto reductase family oxidoreductase: MKIQLNEQLSISKLVVGCMRMNDWNLSTKQVVGFIEWCIERGITTFDHADIYGGDHRNEAQFGEALQLEPSLREQIQIVTKCDICVPNAKNPNIKTRFFNTDKEYVLAQVNESLEKLKCGYIDILLIHMFDLLVDPSELSETLQQLKDEGKVKYFGLSNHSPLEFDTLQKYTDIPFVTHQFMLHPLGIQNYHNGTMTHCLKEGISPMIWSPLAGGRIFHPTNAAEEKMNNVLENIRQELGLEHIDEVVYKWIFKHASNPAIVLGTGNKERIERAIKSVDGVEMTREQWYKILIEAGYTLW, translated from the coding sequence TTGAAAATTCAATTAAACGAGCAGCTTTCCATTTCCAAACTGGTTGTCGGATGCATGAGGATGAATGATTGGAATCTGAGCACCAAGCAAGTGGTAGGGTTTATCGAATGGTGTATTGAGCGGGGCATTACAACCTTTGACCATGCCGATATTTACGGAGGCGATCATCGGAACGAAGCACAGTTTGGAGAAGCTTTGCAATTGGAGCCGTCCTTGCGGGAGCAAATACAAATCGTCACGAAATGCGATATCTGTGTCCCGAATGCCAAAAATCCCAATATTAAGACCCGCTTCTTCAATACGGATAAGGAATATGTCTTGGCCCAGGTGAACGAATCCTTGGAGAAGCTGAAATGCGGTTACATTGATATCCTGTTGATTCATATGTTCGATCTGCTGGTCGATCCGTCCGAGCTTAGCGAAACGCTCCAGCAGCTTAAGGATGAGGGGAAGGTCAAATATTTTGGCTTATCCAACCATAGTCCGCTTGAGTTTGACACCTTGCAGAAATATACGGATATTCCGTTTGTCACGCACCAATTCATGCTGCATCCGCTGGGCATCCAAAATTATCATAACGGCACAATGACCCATTGCCTGAAAGAAGGCATCTCCCCGATGATTTGGTCGCCTCTGGCGGGCGGGCGGATTTTCCATCCCACTAATGCGGCTGAGGAAAAAATGAACAACGTGCTGGAGAACATTCGGCAGGAGCTTGGGCTGGAACATATTGACGAAGTCGTATACAAATGGATTTTCAAGCACGCGTCAAATCCCGCCATCGTACTGGGCACTGGCAACAAGGAGCGGATTGAGCGGGCCATAAAATCGGTCGACGGCGTGGAGATGACCCGGGAACAGTGGTATAAAATCCTGATTGAAGCCGGTTACACGCTGTGGTAG
- a CDS encoding ABC transporter permease, with translation MRNPSSGFLISISMQFKKDNLLTLLLLFPGLVFFIGLFIYPLCITFMNSLTISNHTGYSLQNYIDLLSSAKYWNVIGITFVLAISTTILSVLIALPLALILRKRVKGHTFIRLLILLPLTVLALISALGLLIVWDKNGWVNLFLMQVLPIIDEPLKINYTLYGLILFYAWLYSPHTILMTLSSIEGIDRNVEQAATITGAKPFEVFRYITLPLSMSGIRSGSVMTFLLAFGAFNVPLIAGGNYRPLTVAIYTEAGVFNNWPRASALAIIMGILEIIFILIYFRLTKKRSAA, from the coding sequence ATGAGGAATCCCTCATCAGGATTCCTCATTTCCATATCAATGCAATTTAAAAAAGACAATTTGCTCACCTTATTGCTTCTATTTCCCGGGCTAGTCTTTTTCATCGGCCTCTTTATTTATCCGCTCTGCATAACTTTCATGAACAGCTTAACGATAAGCAATCATACCGGTTATTCCCTTCAGAACTATATCGATTTACTAAGTTCGGCAAAATACTGGAACGTTATCGGTATTACCTTTGTTTTGGCTATTTCCACAACGATCCTTTCCGTCCTTATCGCCTTGCCGCTCGCTTTAATCTTAAGGAAACGGGTAAAAGGTCATACATTCATCCGACTATTGATTTTACTGCCGCTAACGGTACTAGCGTTAATCAGTGCTCTCGGCCTGCTGATCGTCTGGGACAAGAACGGTTGGGTCAACTTGTTTCTTATGCAAGTGCTGCCAATTATTGATGAACCGTTGAAAATCAATTACACCCTGTACGGCTTGATCTTATTTTATGCATGGCTTTACTCCCCTCATACGATCTTGATGACCTTATCATCGATAGAAGGAATCGACCGGAACGTAGAGCAAGCGGCTACGATTACCGGGGCCAAACCTTTTGAAGTGTTCAGATATATTACTTTGCCATTAAGCATGAGCGGTATCCGTTCCGGCTCGGTGATGACCTTTCTACTTGCTTTCGGCGCCTTTAATGTTCCGCTGATTGCCGGTGGAAATTACAGACCCCTGACAGTTGCGATTTACACGGAAGCAGGTGTGTTTAATAACTGGCCCAGAGCCAGCGCTTTAGCCATTATTATGGGGATTCTCGAGATTATTTTTATCTTGATTTACTTTAGATTGACTAAGAAAAGGAGCGCGGCATAG
- a CDS encoding DUF6526 family protein: protein MSQQSQNYTNHRRIHPLFHVLLTLLTAGLFISAVVELVRSLNAGNQVFPAVLFLIISIMFIVIFLIVRSYPLKAQDRAIRAEENLRHYVLTQKLLDPRLSVKQIVALRFASDDEFPALCKKAAVDQLSPDAIKKSIQQWRGDDYRI, encoded by the coding sequence ATGAGTCAGCAATCTCAAAACTATACAAATCATCGCAGGATACATCCTCTTTTTCACGTATTACTTACCCTGTTGACAGCAGGTTTATTTATTTCTGCCGTAGTAGAGCTGGTGAGATCATTGAATGCGGGGAATCAAGTATTTCCTGCCGTTCTTTTTCTGATTATTTCTATCATGTTTATCGTTATTTTTCTAATCGTTCGCTCTTATCCTCTAAAAGCACAGGATCGGGCGATACGAGCCGAAGAGAATCTCCGGCACTATGTATTGACCCAAAAGCTGCTGGATCCGAGGCTTAGCGTAAAACAAATCGTAGCTTTGCGTTTTGCCTCCGATGACGAATTTCCTGCACTTTGCAAGAAAGCAGCAGTAGATCAGCTGTCACCCGATGCCATTAAAAAATCGATCCAGCAGTGGAGAGGCGACGACTACAGAATCTAG
- a CDS encoding extracellular solute-binding protein, with protein MKSMLKLCAIMTLSVSLIAGCSSSPTESTKDNASNPSPEPQNQSITFIDTAGGANTQKFFSEMIPKASSELGIKINYVTGSGAEIQQRLSAQKQGEGDIDVLLLKPDGIGNMIQAGIPFETLENNPEIPNISLIEPSELKEALGIATDGKAAPFWHDQFGILYNSDKIKNPPKSWEEFYERRGEWAGHIGMIRSDAKSGGGRIMQRDILLGYGVDFSKPFETLQKTAEWTNGINKFSEFSKAFFKPLASEPPVLFQQFASEDVWITEYAIDYTLWSRDQGLLPKSVKSTFFPSGHYGGAAYLAIPANAPDSQKELAAKFVNWMLSEETQVNMMETLWIYMGINKYDNVPQSVWNNVPSWDVVKKSRIPLNNNEAYTFLKEKGMDLVK; from the coding sequence ATGAAATCCATGTTGAAGCTGTGCGCAATTATGACATTAAGCGTATCTCTGATTGCCGGTTGTTCAAGCAGTCCTACCGAAAGTACAAAAGACAATGCAAGTAACCCGTCTCCTGAGCCTCAAAATCAATCCATTACTTTTATCGATACCGCAGGCGGCGCAAACACACAAAAGTTTTTTAGTGAAATGATTCCAAAAGCATCAAGCGAATTGGGCATCAAAATTAACTATGTCACAGGGTCCGGGGCTGAAATCCAGCAAAGATTATCCGCTCAGAAACAAGGTGAAGGCGATATCGACGTGCTGTTGTTAAAGCCGGATGGCATCGGCAATATGATTCAAGCTGGAATCCCGTTTGAAACGCTTGAAAACAACCCGGAAATCCCCAATATTTCGCTGATTGAGCCTAGTGAATTAAAGGAAGCCTTAGGAATTGCAACGGACGGTAAGGCGGCTCCTTTCTGGCATGATCAATTTGGAATCTTGTACAACTCCGACAAAATCAAGAATCCTCCGAAATCTTGGGAAGAATTCTATGAAAGACGGGGCGAATGGGCCGGCCACATCGGTATGATCCGTTCGGACGCCAAGTCCGGCGGAGGAAGAATCATGCAGCGCGATATCCTTCTCGGTTACGGAGTAGACTTCTCGAAGCCTTTTGAAACTTTACAAAAAACAGCCGAATGGACGAACGGCATCAATAAATTCAGCGAATTCTCGAAAGCATTCTTTAAGCCTTTAGCTTCTGAACCGCCGGTATTGTTCCAGCAATTTGCCTCGGAAGATGTTTGGATTACCGAATATGCAATTGACTATACACTCTGGTCCAGAGACCAAGGCCTGCTTCCTAAATCCGTAAAATCCACCTTCTTCCCAAGCGGCCATTATGGCGGTGCAGCTTATCTAGCGATTCCTGCTAACGCGCCTGACAGTCAGAAAGAGCTGGCTGCTAAGTTTGTGAACTGGATGCTTTCGGAAGAAACGCAGGTGAACATGATGGAAACGCTGTGGATCTATATGGGAATCAATAAATATGACAATGTTCCTCAATCGGTATGGAACAACGTGCCGTCATGGGATGTCGTTAAGAAATCCAGAATTCCATTGAATAATAATGAAGCTTACACGTTCTTAAAAGAAAAAGGCATGGATTTGGTTAAGTAA
- a CDS encoding HAD-IIA family hydrolase: protein MGNTAMNSMRAFLFDLDGCIYYGDTPAAGAKELLELLKHEGKRCFFVTNNSTQTAKEIASKMSRIGIPAEPDEIITVTDNAGHYLKEKFGSSVKVKVAGSEALQGSVLGAGHELIPIDDPIRADVILVGRDVTFDYDKLQKIVNDIHCGAKVIGANCDSHHVGTGGVIVPETGSLTAAIETVIGLKIEHIGKPSPYLFECVLNRYGLDPDHCVMVGDNFMTDMAGGVQAGLRTVWINEHNPYLRDNMLGIIPDYIVKNMEQLLNIYTT from the coding sequence ATGGGCAATACAGCAATGAACAGCATGAGGGCATTTCTTTTTGATTTGGACGGATGCATCTATTATGGCGACACGCCGGCTGCCGGGGCTAAAGAACTGTTGGAGCTCCTCAAACATGAAGGGAAACGTTGTTTCTTCGTTACCAATAATTCAACTCAGACGGCAAAAGAAATTGCTTCCAAAATGAGCCGCATCGGCATACCAGCCGAACCTGATGAAATTATTACCGTAACAGACAACGCAGGTCATTACTTGAAGGAGAAATTCGGTAGCAGTGTCAAGGTTAAGGTAGCGGGCAGCGAAGCATTGCAAGGCTCGGTTCTAGGTGCGGGACATGAACTTATTCCAATCGACGATCCAATACGGGCCGATGTCATTCTTGTCGGGAGAGATGTAACGTTTGATTATGACAAGCTGCAGAAGATCGTCAATGATATTCATTGCGGAGCGAAAGTCATCGGGGCGAATTGCGATTCGCATCATGTAGGAACCGGAGGGGTGATTGTACCGGAAACGGGTTCTTTAACCGCTGCGATTGAAACGGTGATCGGCCTGAAGATCGAGCACATCGGGAAGCCCTCACCTTACTTGTTCGAATGTGTGCTTAACCGGTATGGACTTGACCCCGATCATTGCGTCATGGTTGGAGATAATTTTATGACGGATATGGCTGGAGGAGTGCAAGCGGGGCTGCGAACGGTCTGGATTAATGAACATAATCCCTATTTGCGGGACAATATGCTTGGAATTATTCCTGACTATATCGTTAAAAATATGGAACAACTGTTAAATATATATACAACATAA
- a CDS encoding type 1 glutamine amidotransferase domain-containing protein encodes MSQQKRILIPLPSHDFDTTEVVVPWHRCKEAGMQIVFATPDGKRAYTDPYLLTGVIFGQLGAAKEVVECYHQGLEQDDAFLHPLNYEQIEAEQFDGLLLPGGHAKGMVPYLESTVLQEKVLRFWQLDRPVGAICHGTIVLTRTMDPESRRSIVYEKRMTSLIKPLERTAYWLTAWARGRYYRTYPEYVQDEVTRHLRSKANYVKGPSFNTPFVVEDGQLLTARWPKDAELFAETFIRKVK; translated from the coding sequence ATGAGCCAGCAGAAGAGAATTCTCATTCCGTTGCCGTCACATGATTTTGATACCACTGAAGTCGTGGTGCCTTGGCATAGATGCAAGGAGGCGGGGATGCAAATCGTCTTTGCTACGCCGGATGGAAAACGGGCCTACACCGACCCTTATTTGCTGACAGGCGTCATCTTCGGCCAACTGGGTGCAGCCAAAGAAGTAGTTGAATGTTATCATCAGGGGCTTGAGCAGGATGACGCATTTTTGCACCCTCTGAATTATGAGCAGATCGAAGCCGAACAGTTCGACGGCTTGCTGCTGCCGGGAGGTCATGCCAAGGGGATGGTGCCTTATCTGGAGAGTACGGTCCTGCAAGAGAAGGTTCTGCGTTTCTGGCAGTTGGACCGGCCAGTCGGCGCAATCTGTCATGGAACCATCGTACTTACCCGGACTATGGACCCGGAGAGCAGACGGTCCATCGTATATGAGAAGCGGATGACAAGCCTGATCAAGCCGCTCGAACGTACCGCGTATTGGTTGACCGCTTGGGCGCGCGGCCGCTACTATCGAACCTATCCTGAATATGTACAGGATGAAGTCACGCGACACTTGCGGAGCAAGGCTAACTATGTAAAGGGACCTTCATTCAACACCCCGTTTGTCGTTGAAGATGGACAACTGCTGACCGCGAGATGGCCCAAGGATGCGGAGCTGTTCGCGGAGACCTTTATACGGAAGGTAAAATGA
- a CDS encoding MDR family MFS transporter: MNKSKLKWLVAGSILNNAGISFIWPLNTIYMHDHLGKSLAVAGFVLLIDSTTTLIGNFFGGRLFDRIGGYKTVLLGLFISIISLIGLVFNHGWPHYAVFLAILGLGTGILFTSINSLATRVSGYDHRYVFNAIYLGLNVGVAVGTSIAGFIADINISLIFIANLLLYIAFLMIVLLFYKDMGATPPQSESNGLSEARNSNEGKRLIHVFIICFVYFVVWIGYVQWQSTISAYLPKVNISIKQYSFLWTINALLIILGQPLISLMIKKLAHTYKIQIYVGVMLFVFSFMVLIFSQQYIGFMAAIVLLTLGEMFVFPAIPAMINAISPSNAKGSYQSFVSMSSTLGRALGPMLGGVIVEQLSYVHLYLAAIILMVISVFIFHYKFLKIKPENIESKRFRGDV; the protein is encoded by the coding sequence ATGAACAAGTCAAAGTTAAAATGGTTAGTAGCAGGGTCTATTTTAAATAATGCCGGGATCAGTTTTATTTGGCCGCTAAATACGATTTACATGCACGATCATCTGGGGAAATCACTGGCTGTTGCTGGCTTTGTGCTGCTAATCGATTCCACTACAACATTAATCGGAAATTTTTTCGGCGGGCGATTGTTCGACAGGATCGGCGGTTATAAGACGGTTTTACTCGGACTGTTTATCTCCATAATTTCACTTATTGGTTTAGTTTTTAATCATGGCTGGCCGCATTACGCCGTATTTTTAGCGATCTTAGGTTTGGGCACAGGTATCCTTTTTACATCCATTAATTCGCTTGCGACCCGTGTATCTGGCTATGATCATCGTTATGTATTTAATGCCATTTACTTAGGGCTTAATGTCGGAGTAGCTGTCGGAACATCGATTGCCGGTTTCATTGCGGATATCAATATTTCTCTTATATTTATAGCGAATCTGCTATTGTACATCGCCTTTTTAATGATCGTTTTATTATTTTACAAAGATATGGGCGCCACTCCTCCACAAAGTGAATCTAACGGGTTAAGTGAAGCAAGAAATAGTAATGAGGGTAAACGGTTAATCCATGTATTTATTATCTGTTTTGTTTACTTCGTCGTGTGGATCGGTTATGTCCAATGGCAAAGTACTATTTCGGCTTATTTACCAAAAGTTAATATTTCAATTAAACAGTACAGCTTTTTATGGACGATCAATGCATTGCTGATTATTTTAGGCCAGCCGCTGATTTCGTTAATGATTAAAAAGTTGGCTCATACTTATAAAATACAGATTTATGTGGGCGTTATGCTATTTGTTTTTTCCTTCATGGTCCTTATATTCAGTCAACAATATATCGGGTTCATGGCTGCTATTGTCTTGCTTACCTTAGGAGAAATGTTTGTGTTTCCTGCTATCCCGGCAATGATTAATGCGATTTCACCATCGAATGCAAAAGGTTCCTATCAAAGTTTTGTAAGTATGTCGTCTACCTTAGGCAGGGCGCTCGGACCCATGCTTGGCGGAGTTATTGTTGAACAATTATCCTACGTTCATCTCTATTTAGCGGCGATTATTCTAATGGTTATATCGGTTTTCATTTTTCACTATAAGTTTTTAAAAATAAAACCTGAAAATATTGAAAGCAAACGCTTTCGCGGGGATGTATAA
- a CDS encoding alkaline phosphatase family protein, which yields MSSGAVSQRPSYIILLSIDGMANYYLQERQVRMPHLRSLIKQGVMAGAMKSVFPTATWAIHSSIVTGTYPRKHGILGNWVMNRSTKSVGEYFSDSTWGKEEILQRETIYDTAKQLGWTTASVCWPVTREAQSIDYNIPEFYDQDLFEAYATPGLWRELKEAGLPVEQYGSWSKDHSRGHMQDWLTTEVAKHLIQRHKPNLMLLHYLLPDSYQHDYGTRSQEVYWSLEYIDERIGELVSTLKEEGIWEDTALCIVSDHGFVDTTKTVFPNVCFKQKGWFDPNQPEQSKVAAVSNGGSGYVYIFEEEPAMKAALMREVKQCLQEMEGIGRLFEPQDYDSLGLPVEGEMEDQRPDFAFEAKMDCFIHFEHEGDLVFMEGTKFQGMHGYLPDHEELKCIFVAAGKSIPSGIQIPEIQIVDIAPTLLSMMGGDISGMDGQAIDFKTNGKGARNGQYSNEQHEGISF from the coding sequence ATGAGCTCTGGAGCAGTCAGTCAACGGCCTTCTTACATCATATTACTCAGCATTGACGGAATGGCGAATTACTACCTTCAGGAACGGCAGGTTAGAATGCCGCATCTAAGATCTTTAATCAAGCAGGGTGTAATGGCGGGTGCGATGAAAAGCGTATTTCCAACGGCAACCTGGGCTATTCATTCGAGCATCGTTACCGGCACTTATCCCCGGAAGCACGGGATTTTAGGAAACTGGGTAATGAATCGCTCAACTAAAAGCGTCGGCGAATATTTTAGCGACAGCACTTGGGGCAAGGAAGAGATTCTTCAAAGAGAGACCATTTATGACACGGCCAAACAGCTCGGATGGACAACGGCTTCCGTATGCTGGCCCGTTACCAGGGAAGCCCAATCAATTGATTATAATATTCCTGAATTTTATGATCAGGATTTATTTGAAGCCTATGCTACGCCGGGTTTGTGGAGAGAGCTTAAAGAAGCGGGATTGCCGGTTGAGCAATACGGTTCCTGGAGTAAAGATCATTCACGGGGACATATGCAGGATTGGTTGACGACGGAAGTTGCCAAGCATTTGATTCAGAGGCATAAACCTAATCTCATGCTGCTTCATTATTTACTTCCAGACAGCTACCAGCATGATTATGGCACCCGATCGCAAGAAGTGTATTGGTCCTTAGAGTATATTGACGAGCGAATCGGGGAGCTTGTTTCGACTCTAAAGGAAGAAGGGATCTGGGAAGACACCGCTCTATGTATCGTATCCGATCATGGATTCGTCGATACGACGAAAACGGTTTTTCCCAATGTATGCTTCAAACAAAAAGGCTGGTTCGATCCGAATCAGCCGGAGCAAAGCAAGGTGGCGGCGGTATCCAATGGCGGTTCCGGATACGTGTATATTTTTGAGGAAGAGCCTGCAATGAAAGCTGCACTGATGCGGGAAGTGAAACAATGCTTGCAGGAAATGGAAGGGATAGGCAGACTTTTTGAACCGCAGGATTATGATAGCTTGGGTTTGCCTGTTGAGGGAGAAATGGAGGATCAGCGTCCGGACTTTGCTTTTGAAGCGAAGATGGATTGTTTCATTCATTTTGAACACGAGGGAGATCTTGTGTTTATGGAAGGAACGAAGTTTCAAGGCATGCATGGCTATTTGCCTGATCATGAGGAATTGAAATGTATCTTTGTTGCCGCAGGCAAATCGATTCCTTCAGGCATTCAAATACCCGAAATTCAAATTGTCGATATAGCTCCGACTCTTTTAAGTATGATGGGAGGTGATATTTCCGGGATGGACGGGCAGGCCATCGATTTTAAAACTAATGGCAAAGGAGCAAGGAATGGGCAATACAGCAATGAACAGCATGAGGGCATTTCTTTTTGA
- the dpsA gene encoding dipicolinate synthase subunit DpsA — MLTGTQILIVGGDSRQLQVIKKLSELNATLCITGFESLKESFSGVQKVKMSLELFKQSRIVILPAGGTDMSGGVESTFSTNELKLTADVFESIPNDGMIISGAANAYLKNYCEMYKIKLVELFARDDVAILNSIPTAEGAIMMAIQNTDITIHGSTNVVLGLGRIGLTLARTLKGLGAKVKVGVREPDLFARAYETGLTPFYIEELHNHVQDADILFNTIPALVVTKNVISNMERSTLIIDVASKPGGTDFLFAEKYGIKAILAPGLPGIVAPRTAGRIIADAISQMLI; from the coding sequence ATGCTTACGGGTACTCAAATTCTCATTGTTGGCGGAGATAGCCGACAGCTTCAAGTGATTAAGAAATTATCTGAGTTAAATGCAACTTTATGTATAACTGGATTTGAAAGTTTGAAAGAATCATTCTCTGGTGTCCAAAAAGTAAAGATGTCTTTAGAATTGTTTAAACAATCACGGATAGTGATTCTGCCTGCAGGTGGAACGGATATGAGCGGTGGTGTAGAGTCCACCTTTTCAACGAATGAATTGAAATTAACGGCTGATGTTTTTGAATCTATCCCTAATGATGGAATGATTATTTCGGGGGCGGCCAATGCATATTTAAAGAACTACTGCGAAATGTACAAGATCAAGTTGGTTGAATTGTTTGCTAGAGATGATGTAGCCATTTTGAATTCAATTCCTACAGCAGAAGGCGCCATTATGATGGCCATTCAAAATACGGATATCACAATTCACGGCTCTACTAATGTAGTACTTGGCCTTGGACGGATTGGATTGACATTGGCCAGAACATTAAAAGGGCTTGGAGCAAAGGTGAAGGTAGGAGTTCGAGAACCTGACCTTTTTGCACGTGCATACGAAACGGGGCTGACCCCATTTTACATAGAAGAACTGCACAATCACGTTCAGGATGCAGATATTTTGTTCAATACCATCCCGGCATTGGTAGTGACAAAGAATGTTATATCTAATATGGAACGTTCTACACTCATAATCGATGTAGCTTCAAAACCCGGAGGAACAGATTTCCTTTTTGCGGAGAAGTACGGTATTAAGGCAATTCTTGCCCCAGGATTACCAGGAATAGTAGCTCCAAGGACAGCAGGCCGTATTATCGCCGATGCCATAAGTCAAATGTTGATCTGA
- a CDS encoding MerR family transcriptional regulator: MYKISDISQLTGLSTHTLRYYEEIGLLPAVNKNCSGIREYSDEDLAFIEFVKELKDMGLSLEEIIDFGKEGCVIENSAITVNDQLISVLTKRLAVLDNHLRELDEKRKIIENHRTKIIDRMSLYKAMINK; the protein is encoded by the coding sequence ATGTATAAAATCAGCGATATTTCGCAGTTAACGGGGTTGTCTACGCACACACTTCGCTACTATGAAGAAATAGGTCTGCTTCCAGCAGTTAATAAGAACTGTTCGGGTATCAGAGAGTATAGTGACGAAGATCTTGCCTTTATAGAATTTGTTAAGGAGTTAAAAGACATGGGGCTATCGTTAGAAGAGATTATCGATTTTGGAAAAGAGGGATGCGTAATTGAAAACAGCGCTATAACTGTGAATGACCAACTAATAAGCGTATTAACGAAACGTTTAGCGGTACTGGATAATCATTTACGGGAACTCGATGAAAAAAGAAAAATCATTGAGAATCATAGGACCAAAATAATCGATCGAATGAGCCTGTATAAGGCTATGATAAACAAATGA
- a CDS encoding glycerol-3-phosphate responsive antiterminator: protein MNLLHKVGQKPIIAALRNVKDVEQAIESQVDNIFFMGGTVKEIINAVQLVKRAGKGAFVHVDLIKGLSNTDKETVSFIADYIGADGIVTPKSHLIAEAKRANLFGILHLFIIDSLALQNGLKAVENVCPDGVELMPGVVRKTIAAFTDAYDHIPIIASGLIHTKEEASECLEAGATSLSVSEQSLWSLTFQDI, encoded by the coding sequence ATGAATCTGCTCCACAAAGTTGGTCAGAAGCCGATTATTGCCGCTTTACGCAATGTGAAAGATGTTGAACAAGCAATCGAAAGTCAAGTGGACAATATCTTTTTCATGGGTGGAACAGTTAAGGAGATTATTAACGCCGTTCAGTTAGTCAAGAGAGCCGGTAAAGGCGCTTTTGTCCATGTCGATTTGATTAAGGGTTTATCCAATACCGACAAGGAAACGGTAAGCTTTATAGCAGATTACATTGGAGCGGACGGAATTGTCACGCCGAAAAGTCATCTGATCGCTGAAGCGAAAAGAGCTAATTTATTCGGAATACTTCACTTATTTATTATTGATTCTTTAGCGCTGCAAAATGGACTCAAGGCGGTAGAGAATGTTTGCCCTGATGGAGTGGAGCTTATGCCTGGGGTTGTTCGTAAGACGATCGCTGCTTTTACGGACGCTTATGATCATATTCCCATCATCGCAAGCGGGCTGATTCATACGAAAGAAGAGGCGTCCGAATGTCTTGAGGCTGGCGCAACTTCGCTTTCTGTCAGTGAACAAAGCTTGTGGTCATTAACTTTTCAAGATATATAA
- a CDS encoding zinc ribbon domain-containing protein YjdM has translation MSNLPNCPKCNSEYTYEDRSLYVCPECAHEWIIELEPETAQEQRITKDANGNILNDGDTVTIIKDLKVKGSSSVLKVGTKVKNIRLVDGDHDIDCKIDGFGAMSLKSEFVKKV, from the coding sequence TTGTCTAATTTGCCCAATTGCCCAAAATGTAATTCCGAATATACGTATGAAGATCGAAGTCTTTATGTTTGCCCGGAATGTGCTCATGAGTGGATTATAGAATTGGAGCCTGAGACTGCTCAAGAGCAGAGGATTACCAAAGATGCAAACGGGAATATCTTAAACGATGGTGACACGGTGACCATAATCAAAGACCTTAAAGTAAAAGGAAGTTCATCCGTCTTAAAAGTAGGCACAAAAGTGAAAAATATACGTTTAGTTGACGGGGATCATGATATTGATTGCAAAATTGATGGTTTTGGAGCTATGAGTTTAAAATCTGAATTTGTAAAAAAGGTATAA